The following is a genomic window from Rutidosis leptorrhynchoides isolate AG116_Rl617_1_P2 chromosome 8, CSIRO_AGI_Rlap_v1, whole genome shotgun sequence.
aagttAGGACATGCCACTTTCGGTGTTACTTTTGtttcaaaaaaatataaaaagtttcgtCAATGTTGGTGATAGAGATTAAGAAgggagtattatatatgtattacattTTGGTTAGTATGTGGAGAGGGAAGAACGGAAAGACTGATACTACTGTCTCACATCTCACACAACCAATGAAATTTTCTACCAGTCGAAGACAATACAAGTGAAGAAATGAAAAGAACAAGATTTTAAAGCTACAAAGAAGACATGTCAAGGTACAAGTTACACTCCGAAAGACACAATTCAACGAAGCATAAAGGTTTAAAGAACGAAGAGTGTATAAGTGACGCAACACAAGTTACAAGCCTATgaagcatatgtatatatatatatcttaatatatatatatatatatatatatatatatatatatatatatatatatatataataaaaaataaaataaatataaataataaacaataacgtcgacaagctagcaaacaaagcaatgtgagctgtcccaagcggccatgcgatcgcatggccaggaagaagaaatcccatgcgatcgcatgagcccaaaaagctggccaagttctataaatagcaacgaattcgacgagtaaatgtacacataattcaatctctcttctctctgtataatatatatatatatatatatatatatatatatatatatatatatatatatatatatatatatatatatatatatatatatatatatatagatatatatatatatatataatatagtttagttttataatataatttatatatatatatatatatatatatatatatatatatatataatatagtttagctttatattagttagtttgggttatgtaacggttattttacgggttttaaagtcggaactctgtccctgtaacactacgcgattaataatcactgtaagctaaattctccttttttaattatgtctcgtaactaagttattattatgcttatttgagcacaagtaatcgtgatgttggactaaatattaagacggagttattgggctttggaccataattggggtttggacaaaagaccgacacttgtggtaattggactatgggctattaatgggctttatattaactaaatgatatctcgttaagttaatatagagatttacaatttgacgtatttataagtAGCCACATACGTTCGATCaggtacgatgggcgggatatttataaatactaataattgttcaattgaccggacacgaggatggattaatagtcaatggactcattaaaacaggggtggattacattcaagggaaattggtgtaattgttaataaaatattaaaaccttgggttacacgcagtcgataacctggtgtaatcattaacaatgtattaaaaccttattacagtttaagtccccaattagttggaatattcggGTATAAGGTttatttggcgaagaccctcgtactttataattatgaccgctggactattatggacaaaaccagatggacatatcaaataatccaggacaaaggacaattaacccatggtaataataaattaaaatcaaaacgtcaaacatcatgagtacggaagtttaaataagcataatatattttattttatatttcctcgtacttttatttattgtcattttatttattgttatttattttatcgttatttaaatatcatcatttactttacgcttgacttaaaatataaaatcgacaaaccggtcattaaacggtaaatccccttttatattataataataataataattgtaataaatatattttgtacaaatatagttatataaaaatatagtgtaaaataagccagctccatttgtaaatagataattaaaacttgtgtaattcgtaccgtattccgtattaaaaataatagtatttcgtacccctccgctttaACATCGTATAGCATACTAATAAACATGTAACTATtgatatattaaaatataaattaacgtTTTAGTGTCCGCTTGATTAAATTATAGAACTTCGCTCGTCGGTTTTACCTGTGTGTATGCTTTTTTCCAGCACTTCTATTGCAAGAATGGAAAGGCTTATCTCTTCAGTAAGGTGTAAGTTTTCCTTCATTCATACCAATAAATAAATAGATTACAATAAACTGAATCAGTAAGCAAAAAGCGGTAGCTGAAGGGGTAAATGATCAGAATATTGTAAATAAAAATTGGTTATACTGTGCTTTACAGTGTTCCCTTAGATCATTTCCCATAAAACCGTTTTTACTGAGATAATTTTTAAGGTTATGATGTGTTTTCATATGTTTATTAGTTTCCTTGCATGTTTTACAGTGTAAATGTGACCGTTGGAGTCAAGGAAGATCGAATGCTGCTGACGGGGATACACACAGTTGCTGACATCATGTGCGGAAAATGTGGAACAATTGTTGGATGGACTTATGTAAGATAAGTTGTAtaaaatttaagattaataatctgTACACAATTACACATAACACACTTCCTTTGTGTATCACTGATCCATGACTTTCAGGTAACTGTACCTAATGCGACACAAAAATATAAGGAAGGGAAATCAATCCTTGAACGGTCAGTACCTAAATATTACTACTTTTTGTTAACGAAAAATTTGAAACTGAATGAATTGAGTTATGCAGGTTTAAGCTTTTTGGTCCCGATGGAAGCAATGATTCGGGTAGTGATGAAACACATATTGGTGAAAATGATCAGGATAATGTTTAAAGTACAAAATCAGCCCACATCTTTTGTCCATTGTTAAAAGTTCATAAGACAGAGTCATCTTATATATGTGCTCTGAATGTGTCAAATTAAATAGGATTGTTGTATGTGTGCTAAAGCTACATGCCTACATGTAACTACTTATTTTATGGTATTTGAGTactatttatctctcaaaatatgaACAAAAAAAAAACTTTAATATTGTGTTGTTTTATAGGGAAAATGGTATGCTATCTAATTATCTGTTTTGAAAATGTTGTTTTTAAGTTTTTTATACTTACTACCAACTGTTATAACTGGATACAAAGAGTATGTTGATAGTCATAAGTTTCTTGATGATTTAACCATCATTTTATAACTTACAAATCAAACAAATGAAAACATAACTACTTTTATATCTACTTTATTTGTGTAATATTATAGGACAATGATAAGTTTTCCGATTCTTTGTTATTAACATTTTGTAAAACAATTTAAAAGTAGATGTATTTAGGAGCTTTATAGATGAAACTAGTTATTCATCTTGATTTTTGGATTACTAGAATATCATTCAAATTTTCGGATTAGTTCGGGTCAAATTAGCCCCATTTGGATAATGGGGTAATTAAACAGCAGTTGTAAAAAAATGGATTGTTGTTATTATATGTAAGAAGGATATAGTTGACATCATTGTTAATCCGTTAGACTGCGTATATTTGAGAAAAAAAATCGCATAGGAGAACCTAATAAAAAGAAAGAAAGATATAGTTGACATtatgggtgcgtttgataaaagtgAATGACTCatcgctgaatggttcagaatctgaatgattcaaaaccTCTGAATAAAATTTGTTCTGAATGGAAATAaggtgtttgataatcattttgaatgaacGATATTAATTGACTAAAATTACCTTAATAACGTGttacatgaaaaaaaaaattcaatattaATGTTGGTTAAGTGTTTTAGCTATGATTTGAGATGAATATCActaaaaatttatgtttttaattgTTAAGACTTAAGAGAGTGTTTTAGCTCTAAATGGTTCaacactgaattctgaaccattcagcatcatatgtcattcagaggtcagaaacaaatgcACTGAATGCTGAATAGTTCAACATTCAGAGCTGAATCATTcaattaagaggcaaacaaacgcaccctatGACACGTTTTCATTCTAGAGGTTTAATTGAGATTGGATGTAATCAAACTAGTAAAATTAAGTGGGTAAAATTTTTGATAATTAAATACTTTATTAGGGATGCAAGAGTAAATCAGATCTATATTTGTACAAAGTGTATCATAAGTTGTGCTAAACAGAAAATCCAAGCAACTGAGACCAGGGTTGGTTCAACGTAGTCATACATTATAGTGCAACAACACAGGATCTTTCAAAAAAGTAGCCAATCTTGTTCCAAAGGGTTGGTTCAATGTAGTCACACATTCTAGTGCAACAACACAAGATCTTCAAAAAAAGTAGCCAATCTTGTTCCAATGGATTGCCAATCCTATGCTACCATTGAAAATGCATTGCCAGTCACTTGCCAGTTTCTTTTTGCCAACCAATTTGTCTATCTTCAGCATTTTGAATCACACAGTGTATGCTTGGTTTACTTGTATATAGCATTAGTATTTGTAAGTTGATTCTATTAATTAATTTAGTGTGTATGTCATGGTTGAAAATAAAATATGACAGGTTAGTGGTGAAAAAAAAAGATGATGTGGTGCTGATGTGACAATGTGTTAATATGATAAAGTGTGTTATGATCCGGAATGCTCTAAGATAAACCAAAAGCACATAATTGCAGTGGAACCAGCCAATTGAGTAAATCACTATCTCAGAAAAGTTAGCACATTTGCGTCGAATGCAGGTTGCAAGGTAGGGGAATTGCTTaccaaatatttgggtcttacgatCGGGGATAATGAATTATATCTCGCATTGGAACGAAGTTGTTAAGCTTAAAAAAAGGTCGGCTTCGTGAAAGGTGTCCCTCCTTTTAAGTGGTCCTCGTCTcacattgattaagtcgattatgAGATCGTTGGGGATATATTACTTCTCACTTTTTAAATGCCCGATGAGTGTTATCAAAGAATTAGAATCTATTCGGTCCAAATTTTTTTGGGGGTGGTACTATTGTTGAAAAAAATGAGTTGGATCAAGTAGAATAATGTCCTCGCGTCATACGATAAGAGGGTGGTCTCAATACCAACTCACATGCAACTTGTAGTCATAAACCCAAACCCTAAAGTCAAAACCTCACTCCAAACACCAACTCACATTTTTCTAACCCAGTACATATTTGGAATATGTACCATTGTAATGTTCTACTATATATGAATAGTATTAAAAAGCGTTTTTGTCAGCTTCGATAACCCTTATTGGGTTTTAATTTAACATACCACCATTACAGTTTTGTAGAAATGGGTGCCGCTCTTTACCTTATTAATATGATATCCGATATAGGAATCGATATTTGGAAACTTGAAAGTTTGGAGTGGACAAAGTGGATTACGCTAGAGGAAGTTCACATCTCAATCATTTCCACCTTTTGGTATCACTGTGATTTCCGTCTCCctattgtgatttgtggtataacATATGAGAGCAGACGATATGTAACTATAAGCATACACGGGGAAACAAAGTCCGACTTTTTACAATGTTAATAAACGCCCTTGTATCTTAGGTTTTCGTGTAATTATATATCGGTTGCTCCCGTATGttatgttggaagcttcgacgagcccaacacacccactatagaggacctaagttatactcactcactagaccaacactttgacgttggttagcctttaattttataaatccttagtgcacaataatatttaggcgacagtgtcgaccatatatcattcaggcggtataaccgaccatatatcacttaggcggcagagccgaccatataataaaaataacacaagtgcactaagaacttaaacacaaactaaggcttaaccggaaaacttaacaaagaacacttttataaatacaaaatacaattacaatattacttacttacaagcttttcttcactactcacactcttctcacttcttacttcttctctacttctcaactcGCTCTTTTCACAACTTAATTACAAATGAAatcatcacccatatttatactactccatgaaaacttctacacactagatttttttatggataaatatctagatatttttaccacataaaaatatctagatttttacattttaacatctagatttttcctcattaatatctagatatttcttttacattttaatatctagatatttacatacattactaattccatgttatctaaatttgcattgcattttaacactcgccctcaatgcaaattttcttccaacgatgacttgcagaccattccaagtgcttctctgaattttgtaaactttggtttacttaggctcttggtgaatatatctgcaacttgttcatctgtctttgttggcaccatcttgatatccttttcaaggaccttctcgcgaacatagtgataatgtacttctatatgttttgtttttgcttgaaagactggattctctgctagatgtatagctgataggttattgCAGAAAAGCTCTATTTGATAGTCTGttaattgatgaagatcttccattagttgtttcaaccatgtaatttcttgtgttgctgatgctgccgatcgatattctgcttcagtgcttgacaaggatactgttggttgtctcttgctacaccatgatattactcctgatccaaaACTAAACATGTATcccgttgttgaccgtcgtgtgtcatagtctccagcataatcagcgtcacaatatcaagtcacccgacattcttttgttctcttatataaaataccaaagttaatagtgcctttaacataccttaagatgcgtcgtacaacatcaagatgaggcttcttcggattgctcatgtatcgactaaccactccaactgcataagatatgtttggccggcttagtgtgagataaataagactttcgACCATCTtttgatacatggtaacatcttgaagactttttccttcatctgctcgtagttttgtattcggatccatcggagttgagatatgtttgcaattaagcattccgtacttctgTAAAATATCTCGCGCATATTTTTGTTGTccaagaaataatccttctctttttcgctctatttcgagtccaagaaaatgtttgagttctccaagctccttcatatgaaatctgatagaaagATGCtcccttgttctttggatctcctcataatgATCTCCAGTGATGATTaaatcatccacatatactagcactatggctagttttccttgatcatgtttcacaaataaactagagtctgaaggagcaactgtaaaaCCGCTTTGAACCAAGAACtcaccaatcttcccgtaccaagctcttagagcctgcttcaagccatatAGTGCCTTCTTTAATTTGTAGACATGCTCAGGATagatcttgttctcaaagcctcttggttgctccatataaatgctTTTGTCaatttctccatgtaagaaagcattcttgacatccatctgccacagcttccaagatttgctagcggctaaagctagtagagctcgaattgttgtgatcttcgccactggactaaacgtttcttcataatccagcccatattgttgagaaaaacctctagcaacaagtcgagctttatacctttcaatggagccatctgatcaagtcttcaccttgtaaacccatttacaagatattgattttacatcttttggctttggaactaaactccatgtctggttttctgttagtgcattaatttcttcttccatcactttctgccattctcgactttgcgctgcttcttcgtaagtagaaggctcaataggtattgattcatccacatgagcagcattggcataccttggattaggttgtctcGGCCTTGCTGACCTCCTTAATTCTTGTGCATGCTCCTCGACTTCCTTTTGGATTGGACGAATCTCCTCGGATATAGATTGAtgtacaccagttttccatggactcttttccttagagtacgacccttctccttcttttattggatccaataCGTGCTCTTTAggctcttctttttcttctggaccttcttctaatccatgagattttggaagctctatcttttgaggtgatcaccatgaagacgcttcatcaaataccacatttcttgaagtatggcacTTTCCGGTATTTgtatcacaacatctccatccttttcttgattcatcataaccgacaaaaatgcaccgaatttccTTCTTCTCAAATTTGATAcgtagatgatctggcacgaagatgtagcatacacatccaaaaactttgagatggttgacagttggcttgatcttccataatctttcatatggtgaaatatatcccaactttgtttgtgggagtttgttaatcacgtacgatgccgtcctcatacattcagcccaaaatctgcctggtacattcttaccatgaagcatactccGATAAGTTTCGGtaaggtgacgattcttgcgttctgccactccattctgctgtggagtattggggcaagttaattgccttatgatcttgtgcttctcaagatacatattgaactcagtcgataaatattctcttccattatctatgcgtaagcaccggatcttagtattgagctcactttctaccttgtttttgaactctttaaacttcagaaaagtctccgacttctccttcatgaagtaaacccacacatatcttgagaagtcatcaatgaatgtcaccatatatttcatacctccaagtgatgtttgtttcactgggctgaagacatctgagtgtatgagctctagtggtgtcttagactaatgcgctgactccttgaatggcaattggtgagctttgccaaattgacatccagcacatattgtatctgttcggatatcaatttgaggaagctcatttactatgcgtttcaccatcatctcctttaacttattgtagcccacatgcccaagacgatcatgccacagatcagccgtctcattctttcgagtcttatccacgtaagctgtttcagcagataatacatagaccgactctattcttcttccttgcataattggattgccaaccaccttcactctcttgaatacggacacatcttctggtccaaagagcacataattcccttctgctgtcaattgtggtactgatagtaaattcttctttaggccagggacaacatacaccttctcgagttggagcttatgagagtcgccttcatttagaattattgtctttccaatgtgagaaatagacaaccttgaattgtcggctgtcaacacgactctctttcctttgtaatccttcatttcttgcagcttcgtcccatcattggtcatatgatttgagcacccagaatcgatgatccaatcatctttgtaatttatttttgactttaaagttgtaagagcttgatcatctatgtcagcttcaacagagagtccagcttctgcatcccatgttttttcattaatggttgcttcgaatgtgacctctttcttctcatctcttgcggcggccacatttccttcgaaagttcgccttctggggaatctacaatctcgagcaaaatgacccttcttgccacaattgaagcattcaccattctttgtcttatcattttccccgtattgttggcgatgatctcttcttccttgttgagctccccctgaagcgttgccttttgattttgagtgacccttccacccatatgtcttactttctttcatcgcctcttgtcttcaagatgttgctttcttcttattggtgaagagtgcatcttctccgtcttttatggttacttcattcatctgcttggcaaatgcctcttgattagccaataaattctccagctctattaatgatggttgagtaggccatcctctcacagcggctataaatccattatactcagatcttaagccgtggatgataattctcttcatccttgcatcactcactttctcttcaggagcaagctgagatatctcacggcaaatagatttcaacttggtgaaatactgagaaattgaaacgacccgtcctaatccacctggacgaagtctttaacaattggtcccattgcgaggtactgacctaaagatgccatgaatgacttcaagtaatatcttttaaacgagcaaatgcacagcgaaagacttaattcgtacctgagaataaacatgcttaaaagtgtcaaccaaaaggttggtgagttcataggtttatcataacaatcatttcaatatattaatagaccacaagattttcgtttataaatatatgtacactcgcaagtgcataaaagtattctataagttgtaggcacccggtaacaagccttaacgttcatgttttaccctctgaagtacaccggatcaggtgtgtttaaaataacctcgaagtactaaagtatcccatagtcaggatggggtttgtcaggcccaatagatctatctttaggattcacgcctaccgtacatagacaagtagtttaatgttaccaagctaagggtatatttctggtttaaacccacatagaattagttttagtacttgtgcctatttcgtaaaacatttataaaacagcgcatgtattctcagcccaaaaatatatataaaaagggagcaaatgaaactcaccatactgtattttgtagtaaaaatacatatgacgaaactgaacaatgcagggttgacctcggattcacgatcctatatcatttatatatatatatattaacacatatagttgtatTCGAACGaatttattatatctaaaattatatattatatatatttaatttgtatgtatctttaaaaatgactaatgtttacataattatattaatatttatatatgattaacattatattaaaaaaatatgtttataatatgtaatgttattataagtataattttatatacataatatttatttgttgtaaaaataataataatgataatactagtaataaaaataatgataataataataatgataataatttgtaaaaataataatacttatgttcataataataataataataataataataataataataataataataataataataataataataataataataataataataataataaaaataataataataatattaatgaaaatactacctcaatagaagtagttcttaaaaaaaatgcccaagtccgggtttgaattcgcgacgtcccgctaacccgaaatcaATCATAATCATTACGCCATCTGTGCTTTTCTGAAATAATCACCATCTTACTTTCTTTTAAATCCTTTTATGTCACTTCTTCTTCTTCCTATAGTTTAACCAATTTCTccataatcataacatcatcatgattATCAAGTCGTCCCATATTAATGATTTCGATCATTAAACTCGGCTTCATTATTCTTACTCTATCATCTATCTCATCTTCGATTCATATCATCTCGATCCCCACATCAATATCAACTCGCCAATATCTAGAATCATTATTGATATCAACTAAACCAAATCATCTAATCATCCTTACTTAGCACCATCGTCATCATGGATTAACACGAAATCATAAAGATCATCATTCGTTATTATTTTCATTTTCTTATCATCATCACACATccatcatcattatttattataCTCGTCTTCATAATCATTATCTATTACAACTCTACCgagtcatcatcatttatcatcacttaatcataatcctaatctcgtctt
Proteins encoded in this region:
- the LOC139862470 gene encoding protein yippee-like, translated to MLEGNTYSCKDCKTHFALADDIVSKHFYCKNGKAYLFSKVVNVTVGVKEDRMLLTGIHTVADIMCGKCGTIVGWTYVTVPNATQKYKEGKSILERFKLFGPDGSNDSGSDETHIGENDQDNV